A part of Desulfobacter sp. genomic DNA contains:
- a CDS encoding DUF2058 family protein codes for MGMSLQDQLLKAGLVDEKKAKKVKHQKHVSRKKNKGKKTAPKINETQQAQLAQEKANREKNLKANAEKLKQEARAQIKQLIEENRLELKNCNDPYYFKMGTKIKKIWIKDEISKKLEKGQLAIVMHEGNFEVLPTAIAAQITERDKEYPVIRHEPE; via the coding sequence ATGGGAATGTCACTCCAGGACCAGCTCCTGAAAGCGGGACTTGTTGATGAAAAAAAGGCTAAAAAAGTAAAACACCAGAAGCATGTCAGCCGCAAAAAGAACAAGGGCAAAAAAACAGCACCGAAAATCAATGAGACACAACAGGCCCAGCTGGCCCAGGAAAAGGCGAACCGGGAGAAAAACCTCAAGGCCAATGCCGAAAAACTGAAGCAGGAAGCCCGGGCCCAGATCAAACAGCTCATCGAAGAAAACAGGCTGGAACTGAAGAACTGCAACGACCCTTATTATTTTAAAATGGGAACCAAGATCAAAAAAATCTGGATCAAGGACGAAATCTCAAAAAAACTGGAAAAGGGGCAACTGGCCATTGTCATGCACGAAGGCAACTTTGAAGTGCTCCCCACCGCCATTGCAGCACAGATTACA
- a CDS encoding PAS domain S-box protein: protein MEKKPTYEELEARIRELERDADAKAENNDSDIIRTLSESFQHLADFSQDAIYLFDIESGTFPFFNKRFLELFETKKAGRSILSSNSVARYIHPDDADKLRTARKKTLEAGGTRGEVEYRYIGPDGTTRWMHDRWSVVRDSQNKTVAIEGFIRDNTQKKQAEDELEHSRNSALIGSYILQDRRFRYVNPEFCRITGYAKEELMGMPSMDLVHEEYRDEVRENARLMLTGQKNTPYELRVVDKTGRIKWIMETVTSVKYEGARAVLGYFMDITQQKQVAKEHRDKEKLRAILEMAGAVSHELNNPLQVVLIGIEKLDDETLEPSRKEDLIRLVKKHTLRIMELSSKIQRISQYASKDYVDGRKIFDIDAATGE from the coding sequence ATGGAGAAAAAACCGACATACGAAGAACTGGAAGCCAGAATCCGGGAGCTTGAGCGTGACGCGGATGCCAAAGCTGAAAACAATGACAGTGATATTATCAGAACCCTGTCGGAAAGCTTCCAGCATCTTGCCGACTTTTCCCAGGATGCCATCTACCTCTTTGACATCGAATCCGGCACCTTCCCCTTTTTCAACAAACGGTTCCTGGAATTGTTCGAGACCAAAAAAGCGGGACGGTCCATATTATCTTCCAACAGCGTCGCCCGGTACATCCACCCGGATGACGCAGACAAACTCAGGACGGCAAGGAAAAAAACCCTGGAGGCCGGCGGCACTAGGGGGGAGGTCGAATACCGATACATCGGCCCCGACGGTACAACCCGGTGGATGCATGACCGGTGGTCGGTGGTCAGGGACAGCCAGAACAAAACCGTGGCCATAGAAGGGTTCATCCGGGACAACACCCAGAAAAAACAGGCTGAAGATGAGCTTGAACACAGCCGCAACAGCGCCCTCATCGGCAGCTATATTCTCCAGGACCGGCGGTTCAGGTATGTGAATCCCGAATTCTGCAGGATTACCGGATATGCAAAAGAGGAACTCATGGGCATGCCCTCCATGGACCTTGTGCACGAAGAGTATCGGGACGAGGTCCGGGAAAATGCCAGGCTGATGCTCACCGGGCAAAAAAACACCCCCTATGAATTACGGGTGGTGGACAAGACGGGCCGGATCAAATGGATAATGGAGACGGTGACCTCCGTCAAATACGAAGGCGCCCGGGCGGTCCTGGGGTATTTCATGGACATTACCCAACAAAAGCAGGTTGCAAAGGAACACCGGGACAAGGAAAAATTACGGGCCATTCTCGAAATGGCAGGGGCGGTCAGCCACGAACTGAACAATCCGCTGCAGGTGGTATTAATCGGCATAGAAAAACTGGACGATGAAACCCTGGAACCGTCCCGGAAAGAAGACTTAATCCGGCTGGTCAAAAAACACACCTTGAGAATCATGGAACTCTCTTCGAAAATTCAGCGTATTTCCCAATATGCCAGCAAGGACTATGTGGACGGCAGAAAAATATTCGATATCGACGCCGCCACCGGAGAATAG
- a CDS encoding cytochrome c3 family protein, with protein sequence MKNKVFIFLAAALLTLGLSLAAQANDPEPAEFEAPEDGLEINFIQGHSDRDLSVEFNHSSHESYECIDCHHRMGELKGRKPPRSCAACHDNFSPDDLKGYKSYFKAMHKIRYAPNAERPSCLHCHTNEFGADDKDMTGCNASACHSDGIR encoded by the coding sequence ATGAAAAACAAAGTGTTTATATTCCTGGCTGCAGCCCTTCTGACCCTGGGCTTGAGCCTGGCGGCCCAGGCCAACGATCCCGAGCCCGCGGAATTCGAGGCACCGGAAGACGGGCTTGAGATTAACTTTATCCAGGGTCACTCGGACCGCGACCTGTCGGTGGAATTCAATCATTCCAGCCACGAGTCCTACGAATGCATTGACTGCCACCACAGGATGGGGGAACTCAAAGGCAGAAAGCCCCCCAGAAGCTGTGCCGCCTGCCATGACAACTTCAGCCCCGACGACCTCAAGGGCTACAAAAGCTATTTCAAGGCCATGCACAAGATCCGGTACGCCCCCAACGCGGAACGGCCCTCCTGCCTGCACTGCCACACCAATGAATTCGGCGCTGACGATAAGGACATGACCGGCTGCAACGCCTCGGCCTGCCATTCCGACGGCATCCGCTGA
- a CDS encoding formate dehydrogenase, which yields MNGKSFFVDLTLCTACRGCQVACKQWKDLPAEQTKNFGSHQNPADLSSQTLRLVRFNEGRDKHGKLRWNFFPEQCRHCIEPPCKYMLNMYRADAVTHDENTGAVVYNEGVNLSATVGLEPKQICPYNVPRLDKSTGQWTKCDMCIDRVKEGLKPACVNSCPTGTMNFGDREAMLELAEKRLAEIKKTRPDAFLADPEDVRVIYLCDSEAESYHTHLTADAGTKSAILAQARPAAQSRREFITGRFTFGTPKV from the coding sequence ATGAACGGTAAAAGCTTTTTCGTAGACCTGACCCTGTGCACCGCCTGCCGGGGCTGCCAGGTGGCCTGCAAGCAGTGGAAGGACCTGCCTGCCGAGCAGACCAAAAACTTCGGCTCCCACCAGAATCCGGCGGACCTCTCCTCCCAGACCCTGCGCCTGGTGCGGTTCAACGAAGGCCGGGACAAACATGGGAAACTGCGGTGGAATTTTTTCCCCGAGCAGTGCCGCCACTGCATCGAGCCCCCCTGCAAATACATGCTCAACATGTACCGCGCGGACGCCGTAACCCATGATGAAAACACCGGTGCGGTGGTTTACAACGAGGGGGTTAACCTCTCCGCAACCGTGGGCCTGGAACCCAAGCAGATCTGCCCCTACAACGTGCCCCGGCTGGATAAATCAACCGGGCAGTGGACCAAGTGCGATATGTGCATCGACCGGGTAAAAGAGGGCCTAAAGCCGGCCTGCGTCAATTCCTGCCCCACCGGCACCATGAATTTCGGGGACAGGGAAGCCATGCTGGAACTGGCGGAAAAGCGGCTGGCCGAAATAAAAAAGACCCGGCCGGATGCCTTTCTGGCCGACCCTGAAGACGTACGGGTAATCTATCTTTGCGACTCCGAAGCAGAGAGCTACCATACCCACCTGACCGCCGATGCAGGGACAAAATCCGCCATCCTGGCCCAGGCCAGGCCGGCAGCACAGTCCAGGCGGGAATTTATCACCGGCCGCTTCACCTTCGGCACCCCCAAGGTTTAA